The proteins below come from a single Xenopus tropicalis strain Nigerian chromosome 9, UCB_Xtro_10.0, whole genome shotgun sequence genomic window:
- the en1 gene encoding homeobox protein engrailed-1 produces the protein MEEQTEQSPGAPHQPEPGASPPPLHPAAPSHRTTNFFIDNILRPDFGCRKEPPGRDNPSPLHGHQGDPTPSPDSDTPSDSSKGSDSNPALLLVGNSATPARKNDPMVWPAWVYCTRYSDRPSSGPRTRKLKKKKSEKEDKRPRTAFTAEQLQRLKAEFQANRYITEQRRQTLAQELSLNESQIKIWFQNKRAKIKKATGMKNGLALHLMAQGLYNHSTTTVQEKEESE, from the exons atggaGGAACAGACTGAGCAAAGCCCCGGGGCCCCCCATCAGCCGGAACCGGGGGcctccccgccccccctgcaccccgCGGCCCCCTCGCACCGGACCACTAACTTCTTCATAGACAACATTCTCCGGCCGGACTTTGGCTGCAGGAAGGAGCCCCCCGGCAGGGACAACCCCAGCCCCTTGCACGGCCACCAGGGGGACCCGACCCCCAGCCCCGACTCGGACACCCCGTCGGACAGTTCCAAGGGCAGCGACTCCAACCCGGCTCTGCTCCTGGTGGGCAACTCTGCGACCCCCGCCCGCAAGAACGACCCCATGGTGTGGCCCGCCTGGGTCTACTGCACTCGCTACTCCGACCGGCCCTCCTCCG GGCCCAGGACCCGCAagctgaagaagaagaagagtgaGAAGGAGGACAAGAGGCCCAGAACGGCCTTCACTGCTGAGCAGCTCCAGAGACTGAAGGCTGAGTTCCAGGCCAATCGCTACATCACAGAGCAGAGGAGACAGACCTTGGCCCAAGAGCTGAGTCTCAATGAATCCCAAATAAAGATCTGGTTCCAGAACAAAAGGGCCAAGATCAAAAAGGCAACAGGGATGAAGAACGGGCTGGCTCTGCACCTCATGGCTCAGGGACTGTACAACCACTCGACTACTACTGTCCAGGAGAAGGAGGAGAGTGAGTGA